The sequence AGTTCTTGAGTTTGGACTATTAAAGTCGTAGGTTTATAATTAAAAGTTTGCCTGCTGAGAGTTTAATGAATTCTTCAATATGTTTAAATCCAAAGCAGTGCTCAAATAGTCTGCAGCGTTCATCAGCTAGCTCCTGCCACTGAGCAGCAGGCCGGGATCTTACCAAGCTCTCCTGACAGGAGAAGCCAAAGGCATCAGGAGGGAATCCTCAGAACACATGCAGTGCCCACTACTCCCACCTCTACCAAGTCTTGATGCTGAAATCTCAAAGCTCTTCACCTTGTGCAGTGTTCCCTGTGTTATTGTTTTGCTCACATAGTAAGACATGTCACACTTGCTTCCTCAAGGTCTACAGGAGGACAGAAGGATGAGCTGCTGCACCTGATATGCAGAACCTTCCTCTACCAAGCCTCACATGTCCTCCCTTTGCCTCTAATGGACCCCCAATGTCCAAGCCCACAGGGGCGGGAGTCTTAGCCATTTCACCTGACTCTGCTGACTTGGAGATTAACTCAGCTCAAACTTAAGAGCAACTCCACCCAcctgctcagctctgcagctcTGGCCTGCTGCCCAGAATTAGTCTCGGGAGGATGGACCCAGCTATTCTAGAACAGGATGGAGAGCTGTATGAGATATTTGGTAATGTTCATCAAAATCCTCTCATTTGTAAGTGATAGAACTCAGGATCAACATGAAGCAGGCAGCTCTTACTAGTACTTTGCTGAGTTATAGTAGCAGGAGCAATGACCTTGTCCAACATAGTTTCCAGAGGCATTTATTGGTGATTGTGACTAAATTAAATTATGCTATGACAATATCCTTCCTTCTCTTTGAGAAGCAGACAGATGATTACTAAAAACCCTAATGCACTCAGCAGTTATACTAAAGTAGAAAGTAATCTCAGAGGCCTTGTGATGAAATGAGGCCTTAGGTCTACCCCTTATTAGGACACTATATTGGAAAATATACAGAAGACATTAGTTTGTTGCCAAGTCCTTAAAACAAGACTAATGGAGGGGTAGTCTAGACGTGCCTGGATGTACGGCTGCCAAGTGTTTGCAAAGTGTCTGTTGCAGGGTCAGAATGGGCAGACATAGGATCCCTCAGTCTCCCATCCAGTCCACAGATTGTAAACCAGAGAGGTGAGCATTTGAAGTTTTGGGgtacttgtctgtgtcctgtggccTTTGATCAGGAAAAGAGACAGCAATATCATTCCATGAGattgtattcaataaatatttgtggccAGTATCATGGAACTAGGATGAAGTGCAAAACTCAACAAGTTTTGGATAAGGCGAGTGGATAAGGTACAGAAACGTAGAGGTTTCTATTGTCACTATCACTGCTGACTTCTGTGTGCAGCTTCTGTCTGCCCCTGGGCAGCGTCACCCACTGCCTTTACCTGCTCGATGCTAATCCCACCTCCAGCCTGTCAGCAGGCTGTGAGAATCCATGAGGGTCACTGACACATGGCTGGAGAGACAGCAGGCCATGATGACTGAACTCTTGTAATTCAGGAGCACAAACCTCATCTTGGCTCCTGTAGTGTTTCACAATaaggcttttgttttgttttgtgttttgtttctttttgtcaCAAGAATTGTGCcaaggggtgcttcaccactgcaCCTGTCCCCAGCCCTGTAGTGTTTTCGAAGTTTTCACTTTCGATGACACGATTGTGTAATGTTTCTTATAGGGGATGAAGTCTAAGGCAATGTCCAACAATAAAACATGGGAGGGACCAGCATAGGAAAGGGTGAGGGGTGGTGGACTCTAAGATGGATGGGTCGAGGGTTTAGTGTGGCGAGTGGAGTTAGGAATATGGAGGCCATTCCTGACATCCTCCCCGTGTTCAGCACACAACCCACTTACACCCCACGGGGCACTGCTACTCGTGGACCAAATCATGTCTGCAGAAGAGGCTTTGCTTCCCAGGTGCTGTGCTTCATGTGTCTATTGAAGATGGTCAGGGACAGTGAACAGGTGTGGAccaagtggtgtcactcattcttACCATGTTATATGACAATCCATTTTAATAGTTTAATTCTGAGAAAAATATTTCTTATCTTTTTATAGTTGTCCAGAAGGGTTACAGGTAAAAAAGTATTGTGATGAATTTCTGataaatgtttttctaaataaaGTGTTCATGGTGGCTGAAGTGTGTAATCCTCCGGGAGGCATTTGTTGCTGTCCATTGGTTATTTGGATTTTGGCAATGATGACTGACCAACCCACTGTCTCTTGCCTAGGAGGCAAGGGCTTCTCCACTGAGCTGTACCTGAGGCTTTGGTTTAAATACAAACTTACCAGTAGCATGATTCTCACCTTCTGGTTATGCATACaacttgttttgttgttttttgtgttttgtttctgtttaagAAAATCCCAGAGGGAATGCATACTTCAATGCTTATTTATGCATTTTTATCACCTGATCTATCTTCAACTACAAGGTAAACTACAGATTTACTTTACTGTTAATACTTGGTTCATTCTGTTTTTTGTAATTAAAGAGCATTTTAACTCTCAAAAATCTTtacttttaatttcttaaatCTCCAGGTGATCCATCATTTTGTTTCAATATTTCAAGTGTAAGAGTTCCCTTTGTAATTTCCATGTCCAAATTCATAGAATCATTATGTGCTTATATGTACACTTTAATTTTGTAATAATTTCATGGTGATGTTTGATCCTTAGCCTGTCAGGTATTTCCTTTCCTAGAATGTAGATGAGATGGAAAGGGTTTTACAGAACCCACAGGAAAGGGCTATGAACAGAAGAGGAAACCAGCCTCCTCCATGGGTAGAACCTCTGCCAGCTGAGGCTCCTGCTCTTTCTGGGGACTGTCCACTAGGCCCATCTCTTACAtctactgctgctgctgctatcaCTAGCATCATCTCACCCCCTCATCTCATCTGCAGCTCCCTGAATTCCATGGAACCATGAGCTGCTCCAAGGAGTCTGTGTGCCCATGAGAAGCACAGCTGATTTCTTCGTGTACATGTTGCTTGAGAGCAAACGTGCAAGCCCTGCTGCTGGACTAAACCCTGCTGATGCTGCCACTTGCGTAGCGACTCAGATTTTATGCATGACCAGAGATGAAATAATTAGGAACTCCAATGTGGCAGCAGCACAGCCATAAATCAATGTGGGGGCTTCAAAGCGTAAGACACCAGGCTGGTGCCCAGGTCATATGTCCCAAAGCAACCTGGGGAAGGAAAGAACAAAGGGGTAGGATAATAAGGACATCATGGAAATGTAGGTATAGATGAGAATGCTAAAGGGGGAAAGTTTGTGTCCTCCCCAATGCATGTTAAAATTCTAAACCCACAGGGATGGCATTGGAGGGAGGGTCTTTGGGAAGTAATCAATCAGTTATGAATGTCAGATCTGACAAATGGATCAGCTCCTAGAGTTTGTTCCCGTTCCACCATGTGGGGACACAGCAAGAGGGCCCCGTGTTTCACCAGGATGCAGCCCCCTCCACACACTGAATCAGCAGGAATAGATGTGCATTGCTGATAGGCTTCCTACATGAAGGTGTCTTGTCACCACAGCTTGATTGCTCTAAGGTGCAGTCACTGCTGTTCTGGTCACTTGCTGTTCCTGGAACGAACTGGAAGGACATTGAATTCAGCAGAGGTGCTGAGTGCAGGCCCCGGGCTCCTTCTGGGCAGTGAATGACGGGGGAATGGAAAGCCTGGTCCACTCTTCTCTCAAAGACCATGGCCTTGTGGAACCCGTGCATGTCTTGGAACGAATGGGAGCACTGTGCCCCACCACGTCTGCACTGGAGTCTCTCAAGCCCCTCTTGCTGACGTGGAAGTTCAGCACACGGTACAAGAAACACTCTTGCAACACCCTCTAAGGCAGAGCTGAGGTGCCAGAAGGAGGAGGCACCAAGGTGACACACAAGCACAGCACAATAGCCCCAGCAGGACAATCCAGGGGAGCAGTCTCTGATCTTCAAGACTACATTTTCTTCCTTAACaactgttgatggaactttccacCATGACCTTGAGACTAGCTTCTCCATGTAGTTGCTGGACCTCCTTTCACAGCTTGCTGAACAATCCTGAAGATTCCTCCTCCTAATAAACCCGCAGCCTGTCCTGTGTTCTCCAGACACACTGCAGTCCGCCCAGCCTGTGCACTGGTGTTCTACATGCTCCATTCCCAGAGGAAATTCCTTTTTTGAAGACTTATCTTCTTATTTTTGCCTGTTTGGTTAACTTTCACATTGACATTGCTGCAAATGTCACATTTAATCCAATTTTCATGCTTGTAAATCTTAACTACCGGAAAGTTTCTGAAATCCCTTACCCTATCAAGTCCTCTGGCTAGGAACAAAATAAAGCAACACCCACTGGCATGGGACTGCACCAGGGGCACTCCTTTCCTCTTAgcccatgacagtagaatgtagatAACATGGAGAATTCAGATTTCCTATACCTTCTTTAGTAGCTTCTAGTGTAGTTGAACTCGAGTGGTGAGCAAGGATGCCTCTTGGGGAGACTTACCCACATCATCTGCACCTCACAGTGTCCCTAGAGCCCTCTTCACTGTgcacaattttggccattttcagACAACTATCAATCTGTAGTCGTTATATTGCCCTTCCTCTCATGCATTATATTTTCTTCTTCAACTGTGAGAGGCAAATTTTATAGCATGTTGTATCTGATTTTATGGTTTTATAATGGGCAGTGTGTGCATTTACAgttttattataaattaatttaatcAAGTTTGATTTGAGGAAAGATGGTATTACTTTCCTTTCAATTTTAACAGATGAGTACCTTTTTCATCACAATGGGCTTTCAGCACTGTGATACATggaatattaataataatgaacTTCCTGTTTTAAGATTTACTTCAACCCAGTTacacagtttttttttctatttgcctTTAAAATGTTGTGTGGGGAAAAACTAAATACTTCAAGAAATAAGTGTTTCATCAGTCTTTTAATAGTGATTACATAAAAcattgtatatcaaccaaagtTAGATATCTAAGTGTTGCATACATTGGAGGCCAGATTGACAGGTTGGCCTTAAAATACATCATTTTATTCCAATGCTGAACTCTAAGTAATCAAAAATACCTTCAAGCTgcagttttataattttttaaaaatatttttaccctCCTCCATCACTATAATCACAACCATTAGAATTCTCTATTTACATTCAAATTGACATTGAAATCTGATTTTAATagacaggaaaaataaaaaaaaacaaattattccTATGGAAAGTAAGAGACACGAATTGAAAGACAAATGCAGGCTCAAGAACTGAGAACACTCAGGCTGCATGAATACATCAGGACAGTGCTCAGCATGTGCAGGAGAGGAGCCATCAGTCTGCATGTGCACAAACCAAGGGCAAAGCTAGCACATGAATGAAGAGCAATCAGGCTGCAGGTGCACACCAAGGACAGTGTCCAGCACATGAATGAAAAGAGCAATCAGCCTGAAAGTGCACAAACCAAGGGCAATTCCAGCACATGAATGAGAAGAGCAATCAGCCTGCATGTGCACACCAAGGGCAGTGCCCAGCACGTGAATGAAAAGAGCAATCAGCCTGCAGGTGCATACCAAGGGCAATGTCCAGCATGTGAATGAGAAGAGCAATGAGGCTGCAGGTGCACACCAAGGACAGTGCCCAGCCATGTGAATGAGAAGAGCAATCAGGCTGCAGGTGTTCACCAAGAGTAATGCCAGCCATGTGAATGAGAAGAGCAATCAGGCTGCAGGTGCACACCAAGGACAGTGTCCAGCATGTGGATGAATAGAGCAATTAGGCTGCAGATGCACACCAAGGACAATGTTTCCTATGTATGCATGGACAGAGTTGTTAGTAGTGGCCACCTAgtaaaatagcaaaaaaaattgtattaaCTCTTCCAGGACTATCAAAACCAGGGATGGCAGGACCGAGTTGTGGCCCAGTgtcgagtgcttgcctagcatttgtggggcactgggttcaagcctcagtaccacataaaatgaataaacaaaataaaggtattgtgtccatctacacttaaaaaaattaaaaagtaggatGGCAGCTCATGAGCATGGACTTGGGAatgtggacagggcacaggaaggAGAGTTACTCCAGGGAGATCTGGGCATGTTGCAGATGGCTCACCAAAGTGGTCAGGCAAACCGGTTAGAAAGGATGAGACACAGTGATAACTTGTTATGGTTTagtattaggtgtcccccaaaagttcatgtttgagacaatgcaagaaagttcagaagtgaaatgaccaGGTTATGAGAATGTGATTATGATTAACTGACTGGGTGACAGCTGCAGTCATGTAGAAAGTGTGTAGAGGTGTTGTGTCATGGGGGCGTGCCTTTGTGGGTATGTGTTCTTCTTGGAGAGCtagcactctctctgcttcctgattgtcatgtgTTAAGCTGCTAATGAAAACACAACTCTATGCACAAGTCTCTCTGTGATGCTTTGCCTGGGAAATGCATGTGCCGTAGAGAGGCACATATCAGTATCTGTCTATAGTTTAGCAAACCTGAGACCCCACAATCCAGCTCAGATGAGCCAATGATGATAAAAGCCAAGGATGACTGTTTCAGTAAAGTCAAGGAGCATCCACAGTGTTGAATCAAGGAGTTAAACAGGGAAGTAAACAACAACAGGAAAAAAATCTAGCATTTGTCCTCAAGGCAAAGAAAGCTTCTTTACATATTACATGCCAGGAGACCAGTTAGAGTTGGGAATAACTGAGTTTTTAGGAGCCACATGGTTCCATATCTctacaagaataaaattaaaaattagaagaaaataataaatggctGTGTTTTAGAGTTCAACAGAAAATTCTTTGTCCCCAAAACAGAAATCTTTGAAAAACAGTCCCTGAAGGAGAGGATTAAAAAATCCCACCATGCACTTTTGTAGACTCTGTCCAGATCACATGTGCTGTGGACACTTGAAATGTGGACAGTACATATTTCTATGTGCTAAAAATATAATGTACACACAGGACTTGAAAATTtagaataaaaatcaaatataaagcACAGTAATAATTTCATGTACAAATAGGTAGACATAATGTCAATATCAAAACAAATATTATTACATAAATATCAATGGGTGTACAAACAGATGGTGTAAAATATCCTATGATATAAATTgatctttaattcattcatcactgTTAATATTAATATTGATTGCAATGTTTTCAATTCAATACAAATATCAATAATAATGCAATTTTTAATAATCATCAAGATATCataatgaattttatttatttttaaatgtttgactAGTAAACTTTAATTGCATATGTGTCTCATACTTGTATTGGTCAGCCCTTCTGAACACTGCTTAGTCTGCATGGAGAGAAGCCAtatagaggagcagggacagccaTGCTCACTTCTTCCTGGAGGAGAACATCCCCCACACTCTCCTCATGGCCCCCAGCACCtccttgttcctcaggctgtagacAATTGAGCATGGGGGTGAGGACGCTGTAGAAAACTGCAAGGATTTTGTCTTCTTCTGGTGAGCAGAGACTCCTGGGACAGAGATAAGTGTAGACAAAAGGAGCATAGTAAAATGTCACCATAGTTAAATGCGTGGCACACgtggtgaaggcctttttccttccCTCTTTTGAGCGCATGTGAAAGACAGCAAAAAGGACCCGTCCATAGGATACCATGATGCCAAGGAAAGGCAGGAAGAGAAACAGGGTGGTGCTCACAAACACCATGTACTCGTAGACCCAGGTGTCCATACAGGCCAGAGGCATCATGGCCGGGATGACACAGAAGAAATGATTGATTTCTCTGGACCTGCAGTAAGGAATCTGAAAAGTATAGATGGTATGTGCCAGGGAGTTGATGGAGCCCAGTGTCCAGGACCCTAGGATCATCTTCACACATACCCTTTTACTCATGCGGATTGGGTAGTGGAGGGGGTGGCAGATGGCCACaaagcggtcataggccatggaGGCCAGAAGTAAGCCTTCAGAACTCCCCATGGTTATGAAGAAGAAGATCTGCATGGCACACCCCAGGAAGGAGATGCTCTTCTGGCCAGAGAGGAAGTTGATGGCCATCTTGGGGACAGTGGAGGAGATGTACATCAGGTCCATGAGGGAGAGCTGGCTGAGGAGAAAGTACATGGGGGTATGGAGCGGCAGGTCCAAGAAGATGAGGGCAGTCATCCCTGAGTTCCCCAAACAGGCGAGAACAAACACAGAGATGATCAGGAGCAAAAGAAGGAGGCCAGTTTGGTTTTGGAGTAACAGGCCtaacaaaataaaatcatttgaagTTTGGTTCCATTTCTCCATGGAAATGCACTACTTTgatttttttgaaagaaaaacagAAGCAAAAACTATCCACTACACGTTCAATGaagcagaaaaggaaaataaaaagaagtcaacTTTATTATTGTTTTAGAATGAATTCCTTTTCTTCAACACTGTaccttttccagaattgactttaAAATCTAAATTGCTTGTTCCTGTTGCAATTGCTTCTGGTAACCACCTGAGTATGACATAATAGACAAACATAGGAAATATAAATTCAAGTACAATCTGGATGAgtagattaagaaaatgtggtacatttacAGGATGgaattctactcagccataaagaggaatggaattatggcatttgctggtaaatagatagAATTTGGGACTGTTATGCTGAATGAAGAAGCAAAGgtcagatgttttctctgatatgtggatgctaacacatgtCAGGGGGTTGTTAGGGAAGATTAGAAGTACTTTAAGTTAGATAAAGggaaatgaagagaagggagagggaatgggaataggaaagataatagaatgaattggacataactttcctgggtGCACATATGAACACATGAACAATGTAACTCATCCACAACGAGAATAATGGGAAATGATACTCATTGTTTGCATATAAATACATCCGACAGCCATGTATAAATACTAAGAAGACAAAGTGGAACAGGTATCAAACACAAAAGAGGCCGCTGGATCCTTCTTCCTGGAGCACTCATGGCAGGAGCCTTCCCCAGGGCCACGCAGCAGCCTCAGCACCCAGTCCCAGCACAGATGCCCCTCACTCCTGTGGGCGTGACATTAGGTGCTCGGGACCTTGCCTCTTTGCATCCCTCATTTCTGACCTTCCTTCCCCAGATGTCACTCTTGCCACTCAGTAAACTGGGATCTTCTCCCCAGGACTGTACCACTCACCTTCTAAAAGACAGTCCTCTCCTGGTCCCTCAGTGTATCACCATACACAATCATTGTTCTTGACCTGTAAAGGTCTTCTATGCCCTATGAGACCCACCTGATCATAATGTGCTCCTTAGTTACTGTTTCTGCCAGAATACAGTTTCCATTTTCTGAGGCTTACAAACCCAATATCCAACAACTGGATTTCCACACACATCTCTCTTTTCTTTGTGTAAGCCAATGACCATGGTAAAGGTGAACAGAGTGAATAATGCACATGGGTTTCACACTGTTTGCTTACAGCAGCTAGAACCAGTGTGACAATGGAAATATAACGTGGTGTGGACACCGGAACCACACATTCACTTTACTTTCTGTGTGTGTGACGTTGCAACTCCAGAACTTCTCTCGACTCTCTTCCCACGAATTACATTTATTATGGTCCATCCATGACACAAATCTGTGTATCTATAATTTTCAGAATTGTGTGCATCTGGGGTTTGAAGCTTTTGGGACCTGGGAGTTAGATATAAGTGTCTACTTTCATCTATGAATAATGTTCTGATGTGGCCTAATATATGTAAGAGTATCAAGTCTAAAACGCTAAGTTTCTTTTTAGAACTTGTAAGGAAAAGAGTTTTAAGAGTCTTATAGACAATCAGTCCATGACTAATCAGGAAACTGTTGAGCCTCTGCTCACTGGGTCCCAATATCCACAGGTAAGAGCTGTGGAGATGGAGTAGGTGAGCTCTGTGGGTCCAGCACAGAGAAGGACCTGAAGGTGTGACCatctcccctcttccttccatactTTAAGCTCTGAGGACTCTCAGCCCCAGAAAAATTTAGATGTCAATTAAAGTCACACCACAGGAGAGCAGGGCATGGAAGAATCTTAATAAATTTTAATGGACTCACATCAATTCATTTTACACTTAAGATTGTTCTAAGTTATTCCAATTCATTATGTAACAATCTGTTCCTTGTTAAACTGAGTTTCCATATGATaggaaaaccacatggacaaaatGTCTCCCTTATTTAAACTCAGCCCAAATCAACTCAGTATAATAATATCATCTTGACTCACCTTGCCTGAAGTCCATGAGTTTGCATTTTGAGAGAAGAAGTAGCCTCATAATTAGAAGACATCCTGCTTGAGAACTTATTGAACTCTTCAAAGGCTTAAACCAAAGCCATGCCCACACAGGCTGCCAGGCTCAGCAGCTGGTTCCTGCCACTGAGCAGCAGGCCTGGATCCCACCAAGCTCCCCTGACAGGAGAAGCCAAAGGCACCAGGAAGGAATCCTCAGGGCACATGCGGTTCCCACTGCTCCCTCCTGTAGCCATGTCCTCATGTTGAAAtcacaaagccttcaccttgtgcaGTGTTTCCCATGCTATTATTCTTTCCATAATCTTCCTTTGCTATTATCCATTTCAAGCCAAAATAAAGTAAGACATGTCATACTTACTTCCTCAGGTTCTACAGAAGAAGGATGAGCTGCCGCCCCTCAGGAAGGTGTGCAGAACCTTCCTCCTCCAAGCCTTACATGGCCTCCTTTCCCTCTAATTGATCCCCAATGTCCAAGCCCACAGGGACAGGAGCCGTGGCCATTTCTCCTGACTTTGCTGACTTGGAGATGAGCTCAGTTCAAAcctgctcagctctgcagctTTGGCCTGCTGCCCAGGTTAGTCTCAGGAGGGAGGAACTGAGCTATTCCAGAACAGAATGGAGAGCTAAGTGATATTTACTAATGTTCATGAAAATCCTCTGGTtttgaaagtgagagacttcaggaTCCACAAGATGCAGGCAGCTCTTATGAGTGTTCAGATGAGTAACAACAGGTGCACTTTAGCAGGAGCAGTTACCTCCTACAGTCTAGTTTCCATCGCATTTATTGGTGATTACGACGAAATTAAATTATGCTATGAAAACATACTTCCTTCTCTTTGAGAGGCAGACAGATAATAACTCATGCACTCAGCAATTATGCAAATGTAGAGAGGAGACTGAGAGTCTTGTGATAAAATGAGGCCTTAGACACAGAGAGAGAGTTCTACCCTGCCAGCGCCACCCTGACTAGGAGACTGAGCTGAGAGGTTGACTTGAGACATTAGTTTGTTGCCAAGTCCTTAAAACAAGACAAGGGATAGTCTAGACGTACCTGGAagaatggctgccaagtgtttgcaAAGTGTCTGTTGCAGGGTCAGAATGGGCAGATGTAGGATCCCTCAGTCTCCCATCCAGTCCACAGATTGTAAACCAGAGAGGTGAGCATTTGAAGTTTTGGGgtacttgtctgtgtcctgtagcCTTTTATCATGAAAAGAGACAACAATATCATTCCATGAGattgtattcaataaatatttgtggccAGTATCATGGAAATAGGATGAAGTGCAAAACTCAACAAGTTTTGGATAAGGCGAGTGGATAAGGTACAGAAACGTAGAGGTTTCTATTGTCACTGTCACTGCTGACTTCTGTGTGCAGCTTCTGTCTGCCCCTGGGCAGTGTCACCCACTGCCTTTACCTGCTCGACGCCAGCACAGCTGATCCCACCTCCGGCCTGTCACCAGGCTGTGAGAATCCATGAGGGTCACTGACACATGGCTGGAGAGACAGCAGGCCATGATGACTAAACTCTTGTCATTTCAGATCATGAACCTCATCTTGGCCCCTTTAATGTGTCACAAtatggtttttgttttatttcttttggtcCCAGGAATTGTGTCCAGGGAtgccaaccactgagccacagacacagccctttttttatatttttattttgatacaggccttgctaagttgttgaggctgaccttcAAATtggaatcctccttcctcagcctcccaagctgctgggattacaggtgtgcaccaccatacccagccccTCCCATATATTGTGGGAAGGAGTTTTAAGAATGTGATCAAGGAGGAGATCCAGAGAATAAGAGACTACTCCAGGTGGTGTCCACTTCAGTCTGGGGAATTAGACTGAGGGGAGAAATTCTTCACACTTACTGGGAAGGTGATCCTGGGTTCCCCAGAGTGAAGAGGTCCTCCTGAGAAGACTTTGCCAGCACAGGGGCACTTGGTGTGACAGCAATTCCTCAAGAGAATGGCATTCATGTTCAGCTGACTTTGGAAAATTAGGAGGCCAGAGAAGGGACTCATTGAAGCAGGTACAATGAGTCCCAGCTCTTCATAGTGGGTGATGACAAATGGCCAGAGGAGATTGGGAACAGCAAGATATAGAATGCCGACTTTTTGGATTGGCACCTGTAAATAGACTCTTCAGGAATGTGGTTATTTCCATTTGCTCTGAGTGTTTGATTCAGTGTTGAAGCAGTTTACCAAGGGTCAATATTCAGTTCAAGTGTTTGCACTCTTCAAGATGTGCCAGCTCCCTGTGCAGCCCTGTGGCTGACTCATGGTCTCTTCAGAAAGTGGCCCAAGTGATGGAGTCACCCACCGCAGGAGGTAATCAACATGACTTGGGACCAAATGTGTTTTGCACTGTGAGATGGGCATTTGCTTTGGAGGTTCAGTGGGAAATGTTGTGGTTTAGAAGGGAGGGGCCCCCAAATTTCATGtgcaagacaatgcaagaaaattcagaggtgcaatgattgggttatgagatacCTAACCTGATTAGTGCATTGACCCGCGGATAGGAAGTGATAACTGTTAACAGGCAGGGTTTGGCTGGGGGAATCAGCTTACAGGGGGTCTGCCTTTGGGGGTTATAGTTTGTGCCTGGTGAGTGGAGATTCTCTCCACATCCTGACTGCTGTGTCCTAGGCTGCATCCCTCCAACACATCTTCCACCATG is a genomic window of Callospermophilus lateralis isolate mCalLat2 chromosome 5, mCalLat2.hap1, whole genome shotgun sequence containing:
- the LOC143400204 gene encoding olfactory receptor 2L13-like; this encodes MTALIFLDLPLHTPMYFLLSQLSLMDLMYISSTVPKMAINFLSGQKSISFLGCAMQIFFFITMGSSEGLLLASMAYDRFVAICHPLHYPIRMSKRVCVKMILGSWTLGSINSLAHTIYTFQIPYCRSREINHFFCVIPAMMPLACMDTWVYEYMVFVSTTLFLFLPFLGIMVSYGRVLFAVFHMRSKEGRKKAFTTCATHLTMVTFYYAPFVYTYLCPRSLCSPEEDKILAVFYSVLTPMLNCLQPEEQGGAGGHEESVGDVLLQEEVSMAVPAPLYGFSPCRLSSVQKG